In Capricornis sumatraensis isolate serow.1 chromosome 16, serow.2, whole genome shotgun sequence, a genomic segment contains:
- the SMIM35 gene encoding small integral membrane protein 35 has product MTGDDSISTLGLILCMGLSLLLVSILGYSLAKWYQRGYCWEGPNFVFNLYQIRNLKDLEMGPPFTISGHISSSDGGYMKFSDRLV; this is encoded by the exons GTGACGACTCCATCAGCACCTTGGGCCTGATCCTCTGCATGGGGCTGTCGCTGCTGCTTGTGTCCATCCTGGGCTACAGCCTGGCCAAGTGGTACCAGCGTGGGTACTGCTGGGAGG GGCCTAATTTTGTCTTCAACTTGTACCAAATCCG GAATCTGAAGGATCTGGAGATGGGTCCTCCCTTCACCATCAGTGGCCACATTAGCAGTTCAGATGGAGGCTACATGAAGTTCTCAGACAGGCTGGTCTGA